From the genome of Elusimicrobiota bacterium:
AACCCCGCGGTGGTGGAAATGGCCCGGCAGGCCAAGGATCCCCTTTTTATCGAAGCCTCCCGCCTGGGCCCCTTCGACCCCCGGGTGGCCCACGTGGGGGTCGTGTTGGACTTGATGATCCACGACATCGACATCGTCCTCGCCCTGGCCCAGGACAAAGTTGTCCGCCTGGACGCCGTGGGGGGGCGCGTGCTTTCCGCCCACGAGGACATCGTGAAAGCCACCCTGTTTTTCTCCCGGGGCTGCCGGGCGGATATTTCGGCCAGCCGGGTCAGCCTCAAAAAATTCCGAAAGATCCGGGTTTTCCAAAAGGACGCCTACCTGTCGCTGGATTACTCCGAGCGGAGCCTTAAAATCTACCGGAAGAAAAAAGACGAAATCAAAAGCCTTTTGGACATCGCGGTGCAGCGGCCGCGGTTGGAAAAGAAAGACCCCTTGGAATCGGAGCTCCGCCATTTCCTTCAGTGCGTGCGGGAAGGCAAGGCGCCGCTCGTGAGCGGGTCCCACGGGCGGGACGCCCTGGAGCTGGCCCTCGAAATCCGCCGTTCCCTGCGGTTGCATTCTCTTTAAATGGCCCGCGTTCTCTTTGTGGCGGGGGACCCCTCGGGGGACGAGCGGGCGGCCGAAGTGGCCCGGGAACTGAAAACCCTCTGGCCGGGCGTCGAGGTGTCCGCTCTGGGCGGGCCCGCCCTGCGGGCCGTGGCCGATCGATTTCTGCTGGATCTGGTGGCCGAAAGCGTCATGGGGTTTTTGGAGCCGCTCAAAAAAATTCCGCGCTTCGCCAAAATCCTGGAAGGCACTCTCCGCCCGTTTTTGAAGGACGGGTCGCCGGACGTGGTGGTGCCGACGGATTTTTACGGGTTCAACCGCTTTGTGGCCCGGGCCGCCAAGGACGCGGGCCGACGGGTGGTTTATTACGTGAGCCCTCAGGTGTGGGCCAGCCGCCCGGGGCGGGTGGGGATTTTGAAAAGCGTGATCGACCGGATGCTTGTGCTTTTTCCCTTCGAAGAAAAGATCTACCGCGACGCCGGGGTGCCCGTCACTTTTGTCGGCCATCCCCTGTTGGACGCGGTGCCCGAACCCGACGCCAACCCGCCCCTCCGCGTGGAGCCCGTGATCGGGCTTCTCCCCGGGAGCCGCCCGTCGGAAGTGCGGCGCCACCTGCCGCTTTTCCTGGCCGCGGCGGACCGCCTGGCCGCCCGGCGGCCCGGCCTTCGGTTCGTGCTTTTCGCCGCCCCGAACCTTCCCAACGATTTTTACGACGGTTTTTTAAGCGGCCGGGCGAAGCGACCCTATTTGATGGAATTGGTGCGGGATGAAAAATACCAATGGCGGGCCGGGCTCGACCTCGCCCTCACCTGTTCCGGCACCGCCACATTGGAAAACGCGCTCCTGGGCCTCCCCATGGTCGTGGTTTACAAAACCTCCTGGGTGACCTACGCCCTGGCCCGGGCCCTGGTCAAAGTTCGGCACATCGCCATGCCCAACGTCCTCGCCGACCGGGAAATCGTGCCCGAAAAAATACAATCGGCCGCGACCCCGGACGCCCTGGCCGCGGAAGCGGAGAAAATTATGAACGACGCCTCCCACCGACGGCGCATGCGCCGGGATCTCCTGGCTCTTCGGGTTTCCCTGGGCGGCGCCGGCGCGGCCCGCCGGGCCGCCGAGGCCATCAAGGCCGAGGCGGAAAGGGCGCGGTCGTGAGCGGCATCAACGATTTGATCTCCAAGGGACCCCTGGTGGACGAGCGGACGGCCAAAGACCCTTCCGCCTCCCTCGTGGCCCGCCGCCTTCTGCCCTATTTCAAGCCCCACGGCCCCCGACTGGCGTTGGCTCTGGCCGCCATGGCGGGCGTGGCGGGTCTGACCGCGGGCGCCATGTGGATTTTAAAACAGGTGATCGACCGGGCCCTCCTGGACCGGGACCTCGCCATGCTGGCCGACACGGTCCTCCTGGTCCTCCTGCTCTATTTCGCCAAGGCGGCCCTCTCCTACGTGCACGATTACGTGACCGCCTACATCGGCCAGGCCATCGTCAAGCAGCTTCGGGACGAGGCCTACAACAACATTCACAACCTCTCCCTGGATTTTTACACCGGAACCGATTCCGCCCGGGTCATCGCCCGGTTGACCAACGACGCCCAATTGGTTCAAAACGCCCTGACCAAAATTCCCATCATGATCGTCCGGGACGGCCTCACGGTCGCGGCCCTCACCGGGTTCCTGTTTTACCTGCACTGGCGTTTTGCGTTGATCGCCTTCTCGTTGTTGCCGGTTTCGGGATACCTCATCGCCCGGTTCGGCAAAAGCCTGCGCAAGACGTCCCGCCAGGGCCAGGCCAAAATGTCGGACCTCTACACCTTGATTCAGGAAACCATCGCGGGCGCGCCCGTCGTCAAGGCGTTTCAACGGGAGGATTACGAGAAGGCCCGTTTCGAAGCGGAGAACCGGGCCTACTTCAACATCTACATGCGGAACGCCCGCGTCGAATCCCTTTCCAGCCCCGTGATGGAATTTTTGGGGGCCATCGGCATGGGCGTTATTTTGTGGTTCGGGGGAAAAGACGTGGTCAATCACGTGTGGACCGCGGGCGCTTTTTTCGCCTTCATCGGGAGCGCCCTCTCCCTCTACCAGCCGGTCAAGAATTTTTCCCGGTCCAACGCGACGCTGCAGTTGGCCTTCGCCGGCGCCGAACGGATGTTTGAGTTGGTGGACGCCCGGCCCACCGTCGTGGAAAAACCGAACCCGACGGACCTGGCGCCTTTCGCGGACCGGATCGACTTCGACCGGGTGTCCTTCGCCTACCGCCCGGACCAGCCCGTGCTGAAAGACATCCAGCTCACGGTCCGGCGGGGGGAAATCGTCGCCCTGGTCGGCCCTTCGGGTTCCGGAAAGACGACGCTTTCGGCCCTGTTGCTCCGCTTTTACGACCCCCGGTCCGGGGCCCTGCGCATCGACGGGGTGGACCTGCGGGACGCGAGTTTTAAAAGTCTCCGCCGACAGATCGGTTTGGTCACCCAGGAAACGGTTCTTTTCAACGACACCATCCGCCACAACATCGCCTACGCGCGGGCCGACGCCACCGAGGCGGAAATCATCGCCGCGGCCCAGGCCGCCAACGCCTGGGAATTCATCCGCGATAAACCGAAGGGGTTGGACACGATGATCGGCGAGCGGGGGGTTCTCCTATCCGGCGGTCAAAAACAGCGGCTGGCCCTGGCTCGCGCGATATTGAAAAACCCGCCCATTTTAGTTTTGGACGAAGCCACGAGCGCTTTGGACGCCCAATCCGAGAAACTGGTCCAGGAGGCCGTGGAACGGTTGATGAAAAATCGCACGGTTCTGGTGATCGCCCACCGGTTGGCGACGGTCAAAAACGCGACGCGCATCGTGGTCCTAGAGCACGGCCAAATCGCCGAGACCGGAAGCCACGCCGAACTCCTGGCCAAAGACGGGATTTACCGGCGACTTTACGAATTGCAGCTGCTCGAACGATGACCGTCGCGCCTCTGCTGTTTTCCGTCGTTTCCGTGGGCGCCACCTTGGGCGGCGCCCAATTGATTTTGCGCCGCCCCGCCTGGGCCGAGGCCCATCTTTGGCGCATCCTGGCTTTCGGCAGCGGCGTCCTTTTGGCCATGACCTTTTTGCATCTTCTGCCCGAAGCCTGGGGCATGAATCCCCGGTGGGCGAGCGGCGCGGTTTTGGCGGCCCTGGGGGGGCTCTTTGTCCTGGAGGAATTCACCGTGGTTCACGCTTGCGGCGAAGTGGCGGAGCATTGCGTGCGGCACCACGTCGGCTACGGCGCCCTGGCGGCCCTCTTCCTCCACAGCTTGGCCGATGGATTGGCCATCGCCTTTGCTTTTCAATCCTCCCAAACCCTGGGCACCGCGGTGGCTTTGGCGGTGGTCGTCCACAAATTTTCGGACGGCATGACGCTGTCGTCCCTCTTTTTGGGCGCGGGCCACGCCCCGGGCCGGGCGGGGCGCCTCTCCGGCGTGTTGTCGTTGGCGACTCCGCTCGGGGTTTTGATCGGCGGCGTTTTGGGGCCCCGGGCCACGGGTCCCGGGCTGGCGGTGCTCCTGGGGTTGGCCGGCGGCGGTTTCCTTTATGTGAGCATGGCCGACGTTTTGCCGCGGATTCACCGCAATCGCGATCCGTGGTGCTGGGCCTTTTTGGCCCTGGGCATGATCGCGGGCGCCACGCTCCCTCACCCATGAAACTCCAGGTCAACGGCGAAGAGAAGGACGTGGCGTCCGTGGCCACCCTGGCGGATTTTTTGGCGGCTTTGAACCTGGCCCCGGGACGGCTGGCTTGTGAAGTGAACGGCGCGGTGGTCCGGCGGGCCGACTACGGCGCCACCGCCCTTCGCGAAGGCGATCAAATCGAAATTGTTCAAATGATCGGCGGCGGTTGACCCTCGCGGCCCTTCCGAAAAGTTAAAATCAAGGAGAATTTCATGAACGACCGACCCCTGATCATCGCCGGACGAACCCACGCTTCCCGCCTCATTGTCGGGACCGGCAAATACAAAACCATGGATCTCATGGAAGCGGCCCTGCGCGCCTCCGGCGCCGACATGGTGACCGTGGCCATTCGCCGGGTCAATTTGAACGACCGGACGGCCGACGAATTTTGGCGGCACTTGCCCAAAAACATGGTGATTCTTCCCAACACCGCCGGCTGCTACAACGCGGCCGACGCCGTGCGCGTCTCTCGACTGGCCCGGGAGGCCTTGGACACCCCGCTGATCAAGCTCGAGGTCCTGGGCGACCCCAAAACGCTTTTGCCCGACGCGGCCGGCCTGGTGGAAGCCACCAAAATTCTGGTGGCCGACGGGTTCCAGGTCCTGGCCTACACCAACGACGATCCCATTTTGGCGAAGCGGTTGGAGGACATGGGGGTCGCGGCCGTGATGCCCCTGGCCGCTCCCATCGGTTCCGGCCGGGGCATTCAAAACCCCATTCACATTCAATTCATTCGGGAAGCCGTGACCACGGTGCCCGTGATCGTGGACGCCGGCGTCGGCACCGCCTCGGACGCCGCCGTGGCGATGGAATTGGGCGTTGACGGCGTGTTGATGAACACGGCCATCGCCGAAGCCCAGGACCCGGTGCGCATGGCGGAGGCCATGCGGCTCGGGGTGGAAGCGGGCCGCGCCGCCTTCCTCGCCGGGCGGATGCCGCGGCGCGAATACGCCCAGGCCTCGTCGCCGTTGGCCGGCACGGTGTCGGCCGCGGGGCCGAAATGAAGCGCCTCTTTTTGGTCGGCCTGGCTCTGGGGTCACTCCTGGCGGCCGCGCCCGCCGGTGCCAAGCCCCGGTCGGGTTTGGACGGTTCGGTTTTTCTCGGAAAACCCTCGGGCGCCCGTTTTCTGGGGCTGGGAGAATCCGGCGCGGCTTTGCCCGGGACGCCCCAGGCCCCCATGTACAATCCCGCCGCCCTGGACACCCTCTCGGCGACCCAGCTGGGGTTGGATTTTGACATCGCCAATCAGAGCGCCCTTCCCAAAGACGCCATTCTCCGGGCCTCCTCCCTTCGGGGACGGAAGCTCACCTACGTGGGGTTCGCCGCCCCGACCAAGGCGGTGTTCTATCGGCCCCTGGCCGACTTTGACGAAACCACGGTCACGGTGGCCACAGACCCGGCGAATAATTTTATTCAAAGCTCCCTGCAGGTCTCCCAATTCGGGATCAGCGCCTCGCAAAAGACCGAAAAGGGCTACAGCGTGGGGTTGGGCCTCTCCTACCTCACCGGCCGCCGGGGGTTCGCCCAAGCCGCCTCCGGCCAGCCGCCCGTTCTCGAAATCGCCGACGGCAACGGGTTCGCTTTGGATTGGGGATTTCGGGACCAGCAGGGTCCCGTGCTTTACGGCCTGTCGATTTTGAATTTCCCGGGCATTATTTATTGGGATCGTTACAAAGCGGATCAACTGCCGGTGGTGGGACGGGCCGGATTGGGGTTTCAACCGGTGCCCGGAGTCGTTTTCTACAGCGACTACGAAAAACGGTTTAAGAGCGGCGCGCCCAAACCCCATTTCTGGCACTTCGGATTGGAAATCGCGCCGCTGCCCTGGCTGGCCCTCCGGGGCGGGGCCCTGAGCTCGGATTTCAACGACCGAAACAAGACCGTCTACAGCTACGGCTTGAGCCTGGCCACCCCCCAGAAGCACACGTTGGATTTGGCCCTGCGGACCGAACACCTTCAAGACCAGCGCGTTTACCGGTATGGTTTGTCGCTGAACTTCCCCTTGCCCCAGGAAGAGGATCCCCGGGCCTCTTCCAAATCGTCCGGGGGATCGCCCCGGAAATAAAAAACCCGGAACCGAAGTCCCGGGTTTTTTTGAAAAACAATCCGCGGCGTTAGGCGGCTTTGTGAACGCGGCCCGACCGCAGGCAGCGGGTGCAAACGTACTTGCGGCGGGGACCGCCGTCGGTGGCGACTTTCACCCGCTGAAGGTTGGGCAGAAAGCGGCGATTGGTTTTGCGGTGCGAGTGGCTGACGGATTTGCCGGTCGAAACGCCCTTGTCGCACACGCTGCAACGGTAAGCCATTGACATCTCCTTGGGAAGCCCCGCGGGGGGGCGGTTCCGTCTACTTAAGACGAAGAATGTTACCAATTTTCCCGGTGGAATTCAAATGACGCCTCCCACGGTCCTTTCCTCCCCCGACGCCGCGCCCGACGCGACGCCCCTTCGGTTTTTGAAGGGCGTCGGCCCGGAACGATCGAAGGCGCTGCGCCAATTGGGCCTCGAAACGGTCCAGGACCTCCTCTTTTACCTCCCCCGCGCCCACGAAGATCGACGAATCGTCGACGACCCGGGCCGGGTCCCTCCGGGAGCCAAAGCGGCCCTCGCCGGCGTCGTCCAAACCTTCGAGGTCTCCTCCGCCGGAAAAGACTTGAGTCTCGGCCGGGCGGTGTGTCGGGGGGCCGCCGGTCCCTTTGAGGCGGTGTGGTTCCGCCGCCGTTCCTACCGCTACGATGTTTTCCAAAACCTGACGCAGCAATTAATCCCCGGCGTCCGCTTGGCCGTTTTCGGCCCTTTGGAGCGGGGGCCCCGGGGCTGGTCGGTGCGGGTGGAGGATTTCGAGCTTCCGCCCGCCGACGGGGGCGCCCTCCTTCACGTCGGCCGTTGGACGCCCGTTTACGAATTGACGGAGAAAGTGAACGGCCGATGGCTTCGGGGCGTGGCGGCGGCGGCCCTCCAACGATGGGCGGACCGCGTTCCCGACCCCCTGCCCGACGCCCTTCGCCGCTCCCAGGATTTGGACCCCCTCGCGCGGAGTCTCCGGGAATTTCACTTCCCCTCGGACGAGGCCGCCCGGGATCGGGCCCGGCGGCGCCTGGCCTTCGACGAATTTTTCCTGATGGAACTGGCCATGGCCAAGGTCCGCCGGCGCCGGCACGACGGCCCCCCGGCCGTTCCCTGCGCGCCCACCCGGCGCCTATTGACGCCCTTTCGGGAACGCCTCGGATTTGAATTCACGGCGGCCCAGAAACACGTCATCAACGAAATTTTC
Proteins encoded in this window:
- a CDS encoding Gfo/Idh/MocA family oxidoreductase; the encoded protein is MNRGWHCFIEKPLTERVEDAEEIIELARQKNLVLQVGHIERFNPAVVEMARQAKDPLFIEASRLGPFDPRVAHVGVVLDLMIHDIDIVLALAQDKVVRLDAVGGRVLSAHEDIVKATLFFSRGCRADISASRVSLKKFRKIRVFQKDAYLSLDYSERSLKIYRKKKDEIKSLLDIAVQRPRLEKKDPLESELRHFLQCVREGKAPLVSGSHGRDALELALEIRRSLRLHSL
- the lpxB gene encoding lipid-A-disaccharide synthase, with protein sequence MARVLFVAGDPSGDERAAEVARELKTLWPGVEVSALGGPALRAVADRFLLDLVAESVMGFLEPLKKIPRFAKILEGTLRPFLKDGSPDVVVPTDFYGFNRFVARAAKDAGRRVVYYVSPQVWASRPGRVGILKSVIDRMLVLFPFEEKIYRDAGVPVTFVGHPLLDAVPEPDANPPLRVEPVIGLLPGSRPSEVRRHLPLFLAAADRLAARRPGLRFVLFAAPNLPNDFYDGFLSGRAKRPYLMELVRDEKYQWRAGLDLALTCSGTATLENALLGLPMVVVYKTSWVTYALARALVKVRHIAMPNVLADREIVPEKIQSAATPDALAAEAEKIMNDASHRRRMRRDLLALRVSLGGAGAARRAAEAIKAEAERARS
- a CDS encoding 50S ribosomal protein L28 → MAYRCSVCDKGVSTGKSVSHSHRKTNRRFLPNLQRVKVATDGGPRRKYVCTRCLRSGRVHKAA
- a CDS encoding thiazole synthase, with translation MNDRPLIIAGRTHASRLIVGTGKYKTMDLMEAALRASGADMVTVAIRRVNLNDRTADEFWRHLPKNMVILPNTAGCYNAADAVRVSRLAREALDTPLIKLEVLGDPKTLLPDAAGLVEATKILVADGFQVLAYTNDDPILAKRLEDMGVAAVMPLAAPIGSGRGIQNPIHIQFIREAVTTVPVIVDAGVGTASDAAVAMELGVDGVLMNTAIAEAQDPVRMAEAMRLGVEAGRAAFLAGRMPRREYAQASSPLAGTVSAAGPK
- the thiS gene encoding sulfur carrier protein ThiS, whose translation is MKLQVNGEEKDVASVATLADFLAALNLAPGRLACEVNGAVVRRADYGATALREGDQIEIVQMIGGG
- a CDS encoding ABC transporter ATP-binding protein, coding for MSGINDLISKGPLVDERTAKDPSASLVARRLLPYFKPHGPRLALALAAMAGVAGLTAGAMWILKQVIDRALLDRDLAMLADTVLLVLLLYFAKAALSYVHDYVTAYIGQAIVKQLRDEAYNNIHNLSLDFYTGTDSARVIARLTNDAQLVQNALTKIPIMIVRDGLTVAALTGFLFYLHWRFALIAFSLLPVSGYLIARFGKSLRKTSRQGQAKMSDLYTLIQETIAGAPVVKAFQREDYEKARFEAENRAYFNIYMRNARVESLSSPVMEFLGAIGMGVILWFGGKDVVNHVWTAGAFFAFIGSALSLYQPVKNFSRSNATLQLAFAGAERMFELVDARPTVVEKPNPTDLAPFADRIDFDRVSFAYRPDQPVLKDIQLTVRRGEIVALVGPSGSGKTTLSALLLRFYDPRSGALRIDGVDLRDASFKSLRRQIGLVTQETVLFNDTIRHNIAYARADATEAEIIAAAQAANAWEFIRDKPKGLDTMIGERGVLLSGGQKQRLALARAILKNPPILVLDEATSALDAQSEKLVQEAVERLMKNRTVLVIAHRLATVKNATRIVVLEHGQIAETGSHAELLAKDGIYRRLYELQLLER
- a CDS encoding ZIP family metal transporter, which codes for MTVAPLLFSVVSVGATLGGAQLILRRPAWAEAHLWRILAFGSGVLLAMTFLHLLPEAWGMNPRWASGAVLAALGGLFVLEEFTVVHACGEVAEHCVRHHVGYGALAALFLHSLADGLAIAFAFQSSQTLGTAVALAVVVHKFSDGMTLSSLFLGAGHAPGRAGRLSGVLSLATPLGVLIGGVLGPRATGPGLAVLLGLAGGGFLYVSMADVLPRIHRNRDPWCWAFLALGMIAGATLPHP